A stretch of Mytilus edulis chromosome 11, xbMytEdul2.2, whole genome shotgun sequence DNA encodes these proteins:
- the LOC139494124 gene encoding protein PML-like: protein MIDTVTEDSDEKSLEIPAPKNKPVENDRKPDISTMTHIYFDIEATGLGRTSHLTQISARRGLETFSKCILPAREITPKAAEVTGLTFQNGSLYLLDKIDPAVGVKEGLTSFISFLEKSTNNVIFGHNIYNYDCPVLYNALDDCSLLDDFQSKIVGFVDTLKLFKLSFPNLGSYSQCKLCDTLINLSYDAHNAEDDVNALFRLVNEKIDNFTDVQKVFQSIRAKCIFLIICH, encoded by the exons ATGATTGACACTGTGACTGAAGATAGTGATGAGAAAAGTTTGGAGATTCCTGCCCCTAAAAACAAACCAGTAGAGAATGACAGGAAACCTGATATATCAACAATGACACATATTTACTTTGACATTGAAGCTACAGGATTAG GTAGAACTTCACATTTAACGCAGATATCAGCAAGGAGAGGTCTGGAAACATTTTCTAAGTGCATTCTACCAGCCCGTGAAATAACACCTAAAGCAGCTGAGGTTACAGGATTGACATTCCAAAATGGTTCTTTATATTTACTTGACAAAATTGACCCAGCTGTTGGCGTAAAAGAAGGACTGactagttttatttcatttttagaaaaatcaaCCAATAATGTAATTTTTGGtcataacatatataattatGATTGTCCTGTTTTGTACAATGCCTTAGATGATTGTTCCTTGCTTGATGATTTTCAAAGCAAAATTGTTGGCTTTGTTGAtactttaaaattgtttaaactttCCTTTCCCAATCTTGGCTCATATTCACAATGTAAGTTGTGTGACACATTAATTAACCTTTCTTATGATGCTCACAATGCTGAAGATGATGTTAATGCACTTTTTAGATTGGTCAAtgaaaaaattgacaattttacagATGTTCAGAAAGTTTTTCAATCAATCAGAGCtaagtgtatttttttaattatttgtcatTAA